The region AGTTACCATCTAGAGACTAACGTCTCCTCCCATGGTTCATACGGTGAGATCATCTCTCTTCTTCAGAGTGCCGATGAATGTCTGAATGCAGACTTGGGACGTAGTCTAGGCTATACGTTCCGAATAGCAGATATGCAATTGATGGGGATGACGATTAACGGGCTCCGCGAGGATCTCTCACGGATCGCTGAAATCCAGGACACCCTTGAGGAGTATACGAGAAAAGGATGGGATTACGGCCCTGTCCTTGCAGGGTATACGTCAACTGATGTTGGTATTTTCTGGTTTGAACTACAAAAAGAAACATCGTCGTTCCTTCGAGGAAATATCGGATTCATTCTACCGGATATTCCGATTGAAGATTCGCCTTTACGAGACTTCCTTACGGAGAATGCGAGTTTACCTCCAAACTACAACCATCAGCACGGTTTACGGTTTATACATCTTAACGGACATGGATTAGGACCGCTAAATAATCCCGTGCCTGTGGAAATCGGTGAGCATGAGGGATTAACGTACAACCATCTAATCACAGATAATCCGCTATACGATTGGCCAGAAGAGGTTCAGGAGGCTGCAGAGTCTCCAGTTCCAGAATGGTTGATGCACGGTATATCATCAGTTGAAAGACTTCCTTCACTTGTCTCTGGGGGATATCTTGATGACGATGAGCGATTTTCACTAAATTATCTTTCTTATACCCAGGTCTCCGGAACCCATCCAACTGTCCTCGTTGACGTTTCGACGCGAGCCCTGGACACCGATGAGATCTCTATTAAATCTGAATTCAATCTCTGAAGCTCTGATGCCATAGAGAACAGGATTCAACCTCACCGAGTCATGCAATGCCAGAGAACGCCCCTAGATGCACAAGGTGTGCCTTTCTCCCTTTATTCATTGAAGCGGTAGGTGGTCCATTGCTCGGGAGGTGACGTGATCCGGGACTGGCCCGAGGTAGTTCCGCCGGAACGTCTCGCGTCCCGAGTCCGTCATTGCCCAGCCACCCCATGCCATCGTCAGTTCCTCGGCGATCGGAACACCCTCAAAGGCGAGCGAATAGAACGTGTCCGTCGCCCACGTTCGCCGGAGGTCGTGCATTCCCAGGTCGTGCCATCGATCATCCCCAAGATCGTCCGCGAGTTCCTCCCGCGCCTCGCTAATCCAATCGCGGAGCGACCTAGTCGAGACATCGATGATGGGTTCGTCGGCGCGGAGGCGAGCAGCCGACTTTAGGTACTTCACGCGCTCACGGAGGTCTCGAGCGACTGGCGTTGAGCGCGTTCCGGTCTTTCCGTCGGGGATGACGAGGCGCCACTTATCGTCGCTACCATCGAGACGTTCGAAGTGACGTGGCTCTACGTTTCGGACTTCGTCACTCCGGAGTCCAGTAAGAGCGAGATCGAGAGCGATACGTCGTCGAGGATAGTCTTCGTCGACGAGGTCGAGGAGCTGTTGCTGTTCGATCCGGGACAGCCAGAGTCGGCGACCAGACTTTGAAGGATAGGGTCGAGCTTGCATACTTCCGGTAAACAGAGGTAGCTACGAATCTCGGAACCTTAGCCCGTTCGGAGACTCCGATATGGAGAGTAAACCCGCTACTTGGCAGGATCAAGGAGCAGATGGTTACGAGAATAGGTTATTCTCGGAAGCATCGGTTCAACCAACTTTGACTCTTGTTACTGTCATTACCGTCCTCCGGAATAAAGAGGATGTATTCAGCAGGTGGTTACTATCCGTTTCACACTCTTGATTGTAAAACAGCTGTTTGGTAAGTGCGCGTCTGTGTCAATATTAAGAGTGATTATTTAGTTAAGTGGATATCACATCGATCGGGTTTCAATAATATATAGGGGTACGTCAAATATATAGTCATTTAAAATTCCGTCATTTAGATCTTGATCAAGCCATGATAAATTTGCATCTGACTCCCGCGTAGTTACTATAACAGCAGCGTCAATCATATCATCTCTAGAATAACTCTCTAAACAAAGAATGTCCGACCGAACTCGGGCTCGGTTCTTGCTGCCAATATATTCAGCAGCCACCCGATTATTGTATCCATGGAATCGTGGCTTGCTACTTCGAATATATGCAATATGGTTTTTATCCCACCCGTTACGGTCGAAAACATCTAAACGTTCGTCATAATCTGATGCTTCTCCCAAATCGATAGCGAGTTGTCGAATATCTGGGTACATATTGTTTCTACGCAATTCATCCATTGATTGTCGGATCTCTATTTCACCAGTAATCTGCCGAGTGCTCATGCCGTACACTTTTGAGCATATTTGATAAATCTGTTCTCTGTATGTTACTCCGAAGCTGAGCGAATTCTGTGACCGATATGCGCCCGGTATTCAGCATGCTTGCCAGTGCCTGTCAGGAGACAGTGATTTCGGCAGCACGATATCCGAGAGTGGGCCATTCTCGGAAGCAGCGGTTCCAACTAGGTTGACTCCTGATACTGTCATGCAGTTTGTTTCGTCTTCTCGGCGCTGAACTAACTGCGAAGTAGCACGTGCAGTGCTACCGTTGGGTGCGACGCGTACAACGCGCCAGCGCCGACGGAGGCGATGCCACTGGCGATCAGGAACTGTCTGCGATTTAGTTGCGCGAGTACGTGAGTCGCTGGTTCGGCCGCTGGAGTCGATGCCCTTGCATGAGTCCGCGACACCGACGATGCTGCAGTGGTCTCAGACAACCGCGAGCCGTCTAGGTGAGGAGACTACACCGCCAACGTGATCCCCAGGATAGTCGGCGGACAGAACGAGGTGACGCGGGCGGATTCGGTGGCTTAGCGTCGGCCAACAACAGTTAAATATCATAAAATAGGATTGTAATGAGGAGGTGAAAGATATGGCTGGCTTGGTGGAACTGGCCGCAGGTGCATTCGTCGCGATAGCACTCGTCCTCGGCGGCATCGATGCGCTATTCGGTCAACCCCGTGACAGCGCAGGACGGTATCAGACGTACCGACTGAACCAGTTCGTGGGACTGGTGATGACTGTCCTGTTCATCGGGATTGCCGCGTACATCTACGTGAGTTTCTAAACTCACGACCCTTTTTTTCTAGCCGTTAGAGATCCGGATCAGCCGCTCAGTAGCGCAGACGTACTTACCGACTCAATTAGCTCACATTGAGTGCCAAGTTGGTGACCAATATGGGCTCTGTATTCAGCAAACCCACCAATCGGTCTCTGACTTAGCATCTCCAAAGGCTTCTCTTCCTTGAATGGGGTATTCTCGGAACTAGTCAAAGGGTCGGATTGAACTTAAGCAACGGAAGATTTGGGGAAGACATATCTAACAGCTGTATTGAATGTATATTATGGTATCACGTAGGAGACTCATTTCAGGAATGAGTTTATTAGGAATTGGAGGTGCTGGGGGCTGGTCATATTCAACTGGGAATCTTCCAAGGCTTCCGGCTGAATTACGTTCACTTCTCCCTGGAGGATATCTGAGCGTCGGTGAGAGCACAATGTTTGGTGAGCTAACGGTGACTGTGGTTGACGTAGCGACGGCTAAGGAGGCTCAATTCATCATTGGTAGTAAGCCCCGATCCTGGAAAGCGCCAGACGGCGGGAAACTTGCGCTGTTCAAACTCGCGGCTGTCAACGACGATATCACAGAACATGAGGCACCTGCGTTCAATCTACAGAACTACGATACGCTGAAAGAAGACCCAAATACACTCTATTTGACTGGCATCAATGACATCCGTGTGTATGGGGGTAACGAAGGGGCTGTTCTGCCTGATCTCGGATACCAGTCACTGGGTATTGATGGAATCAATGTTTACGGCAGACAATTATATGTCTATTCAAACGGGGTTGGAGATATAGGTCCAGCTGTCGGCCCAAACACTACACACGAGGGATGGGTCTGGGGCCTCATCGAAGATGATCAGGCTCCAGCACTCCGTATTCAGACGGAGAATAATACTGCTCAGTGGAAGTACGACGATGTGAGTTCGTCGATTAAACCAGATCAAGGGAGAACAATTGAGATGTGAGTTATGTTTCTTCGTATGGGCCATTCTCGGAAGTAATGGTACGGGGATAATTCAGGGATATCTTAATCAACAAGCTGAGGATTGGAAGGTATACATCGGATGACCAAATTGAATGACCCTCTGAAGCGGGAATCAAGAGAACGGCGAGGAGTGTACTCTGAGAGTAACGGACAGAGACAGAGGTCATTGCCTGTTGCAGATTTTCTCCAAAAGAATTCGGAGATATTTGCGGTAATTGGGATATTTGCTGCGGTTACTACCTCTGTTCCTAGAATTGTACCGGATAGTACCTCGGCAGGAACATATGCCGTAGTAGGTGGGGTGTCCCTGTTCTCGCTGACAGGAGTGATATTGTTAGATCGGATTTCAGGTGAGGCAGGAGCGGCTAGTGCAGAAGGGAAAGTATTGAGGTCACTTTGGTACACTGCTACTGGTCTCTCATTTCTTATTTTAGCCTCTGCAGTATTCCAAGCCGTCTTGTCGAGACAGGAGACTGCTCAACCAATCTTAGATTCAATTGGTGCAGTTCTAGTGGGTATTGCGTATTTCACAATCATCCGCCACTATGATATTCCTACAGATGGACTTCATAAATCAACTCAGTGGGCCATAGAGAAGTCGAAATATAGTTCGTTTATTGTTCTTTATTGGGCAGTCTCTGCCCCAGAAGTTGAATTATCCCTATTTCAGCCACCATATTTCATGGCAGCAGTTCAGGCCTCTCTCTGGCACGGTATTGGAATGATGATTATGATTCTTCTCATTATGATCATTGACGGGATATGGTCAGAACTTGAAGAACAGATGTCCCAATCTTACGACCGCCAGGGATAGGCTATTCTCGGAAGCATCCCAGAGACGGTTCTCAAGAGTATACTCTTCGGAAGAATAATTAGTATCCCTACATGACTGTGTTCTAACCAACCTTATGCGTAAACTAGTTATCTTACTGCTTGTGATCTCGTTGGCTCTTTCTGCCGTTCCAACCTCAACTCATGCACAGTCTTCTTCAACCTACGAAGGAGCGATCGTCAACGTCTCCGCTCAAGCAGAGGCAAACTACGTTTCTGAGACATCATCTATAGTCGAATCGTATGGCTTCGATTCTATACAACACGCCTCTCTATTGTTCACCGACAGCGGGACCAAGTACATAGTGCTATCAGAATCAGATCCAGCTGTTGGTCAAGCATCTATAACCGGCGTTGAGATTCTGCCACCGGAAGGTGGGACTGGTCTGCTCGTCGCGACTAGCCTCAACGTCAACCCAGAGGGAACAAAAGTTTTGCTTGACGAACTTGAGAAAAACCCTGAAAAGTATCAGTACGAGTTCGTACAAGTTTCTGCGTCAGTCACCCAAATCACACATACGGTTGACGCAACTGAAGGAGAGCTGGTACTCCAAGATTCGTTATTGGGACTGGGCGAAGAGCGGTCCTCGTCTAACGCATTCAAAAGCCCAGGTCGGGAGGGTAAGTGGTCAACAGTAAACCTCTCTCTCGCCAAACAGAACAGCGAACTAAGTAGCGAACTTACTGGTCGTCTTCCCCTCTCTACTAGTAGCATCGGTCGAGCAAGCCAACAAACCCGGTGGTGGATGTCGACCAATGCAACAGTCAATATGGTCGTTGTTGGCGGTGGAGATGGTGGTGTCTCCGCCATTGTCGGCCAGACTACTCCGAAATCGACTACGGTCTCTAACCTGGAGGAGCTCTCGGCACACCGAGGAGAGGTAGTTACAGTCACCACAAACGTGGTCGGAAGTTCACTAAGTACTCAGGAAACACTATTATCGGCCGCGAAATGCGCACCGTCCTCAATCACAAATCCGGCTACTGGTTGTCTCCCCGTTCCGACAGATGGAGTCGTTCACGGTGGAGTTCTCTTCGATTCACCACCCCAAAACACAGACCAGTTGGTCTACTACGCCGGCGTCTCAAATACGGTTCAGGATACTCCTGTTGAGCCTGAAACTGGCAGATACAAAGTAACGGGCCGTGTCGTCGACGCAAGTCAACTTGACCCACGGTTAGAAGGAACTGCTCTCATCGTTTACGACCGTGAACGAGTTGATCGTCTAAGCATTGAGAGCAGTACGGCGACAGAGTACGCCTCGACAGTCAGAGAGTACATCCAAGAACAACAGTTGTC is a window of Halopelagius longus DNA encoding:
- a CDS encoding AlbA family DNA-binding domain-containing protein, with the translated sequence MKRRETTQDLLEIFGKSPGAESSDLEFKSLEILNTKGQKKKLVRVLSAIANGGGGTVIIGVRREGDDIRLQDVSVDREIRQELTHIAQNYASPALTDLWEIKFEEHMGNNLLRIDIDKATVELIKFDYEGEWRVFIREEDGMREMSSGEISEFYKKRKQRQSSAYKSKIEQIIHANYTPPVDLDREYPDTILERAITRVDPNYTAVCGHAVMGDRMGKSVSYHLETNVSSHGSYGEIISLLQSADECLNADLGRSLGYTFRIADMQLMGMTINGLREDLSRIAEIQDTLEEYTRKGWDYGPVLAGYTSTDVGIFWFELQKETSSFLRGNIGFILPDIPIEDSPLRDFLTENASLPPNYNHQHGLRFIHLNGHGLGPLNNPVPVEIGEHEGLTYNHLITDNPLYDWPEEVQEAAESPVPEWLMHGISSVERLPSLVSGGYLDDDERFSLNYLSYTQVSGTHPTVLVDVSTRALDTDEISIKSEFNL